GACGGTGCAGATCGACAACACGGCTCCCGTCATCGAGAGCCCGCTCGTCGAGGGCGAGCGCTACCGCGGGCAGGTTGCGGTGGATGCGACGGCGACGGACGCGGGGTCGGGTGTGAGCTCCCTCACGGCGACGCTCGACGGGAATCCGATCTCGCTCCCGCTCGTGACGAGCTCGCTCGCGCTGGCACCCGGCGAGCATGTGGCCGAGTTCACGGCGACCGACGCCGTCGGCAATACCGGAACCCGCACGGTCACGTTCGAGACGGTCGACGAGCAGCCGGCGATCGAGCTCGATGGTCCCTCGGACGGCGAGATCATCGAAGGTGACAGTGCCGACCTGACCGCAACGCCGGGGTCGCCCGAGGAGGATGCGCTCGACCTCAGCTTCCGTGAGGGATACCGCTACGCTCCCGGCGACACGGAGCTGACGGTGACCTCGGGCACCGTGACCGACTCCGCGACGGCGGACCGGAGTGCCGGTGTCGCGCTGGGCGCCGACGATCTGCAGAAGCTCCTCGGAACCGACGGGGTCGAGGTGGAGACGACGAGCACGAGCGCGCTGCCCTACCAGCTGTTCACGGTGGCAGCGCCCGAAGGTGCCGGGCCCGGATCGCTCGCGCGGGTCGACTGGCGCGGCCGTGCGAACAGCGACGCGAAGGTGACGCTGTACGCCCGGACCGTCGACGGCGTGTGGGAGACGGTCGACCAGGTTCTGACGACCGACGACGCCCCGACCGACTTCACGCTCGAGGCGCTCGTGCCGGTCGATGGACACGTCGTCGAGGGCGAGCTCACCTTCCTCGTGCAGCACTCGGAGGGCTTCGCGGCGACCGACCTCTCGACGCGTGAGAGTGCCGCGGATCCGTTCCACCCCGAAGCGACGGCGAGGGCGGGGTACGACTTCACGATCGCGATCGAGTCGGACACGCAGTATTACAACGAGACGCCGGAGTACTACCGGCACCAGCTCGCGATCCATGAGTTCCTTCGCGAGGAGCGTGCGAACCTCAACCTGCAGTACCTCATCCACAACGGAGACATCGTCAACGTGCACACGCAGCCCGAGCAGTGGGCGAATGCGGATGCCGCGTACCGCCTGCTCGACGAGGCGGGACTGCCCTACGGCGTGCTCGCGGGCAACCACGACGTGGGCGGGTTCGCGGCCGACTACACGCAGTACTCCCGGTTCTTCGGCGAGGCGCGCTTCGCGGGGAACCCGTGGTACGGCGAGTCGTACAAGGACAACCGTGGCCACTACGACCTCGTCTCGGTCGGCGGAGTGGACTTCCTGTTCCTCTACATGGGATGGCCGACGCCGAACGACGTCGCCGACAACACCGAGGACATCGCGTGGATGAACGACGTGATCCGTCAGTATCCCGAGCGCAAGGTGTGGCTCAACCTTCACGAGTACATGCTGACGACCGGCGGACTCGGGCCGTTCCCGCAGCGCGTCTTCGACGAGGTCGTTGCGGCGAACCCCAACGTCTTCGCGGTGAGCTCAGGTCACTACCACGACGCCTATACGCGGACCGACGACTTCGATGACGACGGTGACGGCGTCGCCGACCGCACCGTCTACTCGATGCTCTTCGACTACCAGGGGCTTCCCGAGGGCGGCCTGGGCTACCTCCGCCTCGCGCACTTCGACAACGAGAACGGACGGATCCTCTTCCGCACCTACTCGCCGTCGCTGATGGACTTCACCTCCGACGACCCGTCGCTCAACGACCCGCCCGGAATGCAGGAGTTCGAGATCCCGTATGCCGCAGTCGGCATCACCCCGCAGGTCAAGACCCTCGCGACGGACTCGTTCCAGGTCGAGATCCTGACGGCGAACGAGATCGGAGCCGTCGCCGACGCCGCGTCGGGTCAGCCCGCCACGGTCACGTGGAACGGCCTGACCGAGGGCGAGCACGGCTGGTACGTCATCGCGGAGGGACCCTTCGGCGGCGTCCAGTACTCCGCGCTCCGCTCCTTCACGACGATCCCGGGCGAGACCGACCCGGGCGACGGGGACCCGGGTGACGGGGACCCCGGTGACGGGGACCCCGGTGACGGGGACCCGGGGGATGGGGACCCCGGTGAGGGAGACCCGGGTGACGGGGATCCGGGTGACGGGGAGACCGTGGAGCCGACGGGCACCGTGACAGCGGCGTTCGGTTCCGCGCTCGTGCCGGGCGGACGCATGCAGGTCGACTTCACGGGCTTCCAGCCGGGTGAGGAGGTGCGGTTCGTGCTGCACTCGACTCCGATGGCGCTCGGCGAGACCCTCGTCGTGGGAGCCGACGGCATCCTGAGCGGTGTCCTGCTGATCCCGACGGATGCGGCATCCGGTACACACCGCCTCGAGGCGGTCGGGGCGTCCGGACTGTCGGTCATGTCGGATCCCTTCACGATCTCGACTCCGGCCGGCGCGGGGCAGAGTGTGCTCCCGTTCACGGGTGTCGAGGCGACGCCGGTCCTCTTGGCGGGTCTCGTCCTACTCCTCCTCGGGGTGGGAGCCATGATCGTCGTCGCGCGGCGCCGACGCTCGCTCAGCTGACGACGGATGCCGGTCGTGGGCGCGTCCTCGGGGAGGCGCCCACTACCGGCACGTCGCAGCGATGTCGATCATCGCCTGCGACGGGTAGCCGTAGGCGTACACGCCGTTGCCCTCCGCCGTGTGCCCCATGCTGATCGCCCAGGCGGTCGCCCACTCCTCGTTCGCCGCGTCGTCCGCGGAGTCGAACTTGTCAGAGCATTTCGACGTGATGGCGTGCCCGACCTCGTGGGCGACGAGAGCGCGCGCGTTGGCGTCGGGCCACTCCTCCGCCACGGAATGCGACAGCGTGATCGTCGAGAAGCCGCCGCGGACGGCGTTCCATGTCGCCGTGCCGCCCATGCCCGCGGATCCTCCCGTGCCGGCAACGATCTGCGCCCAGTCGAAGTCGAGCACGACGCCGCCGGCGATCGAGCGCGCGTAGGCCTCGATCTCGAGGCGTGTCCCCATGAGCGGTCCCGCCTTCTCCGCGAGTTCCGAGGCCGACGACGCGGTCAGGGCCTCGGCGCGCTGCGCGTAGGTCGAGAAGGCGACGGCTGCTCCCGATCCGACAGCCGTCTGACCGACGACAGCCTCGGCGGCGTCACGGAAGTCGAGGACGACGACCGCGTTCGCCGAGACGTGGGCTGCCTCGAAGGCCGTCGCGGGAGCCGCCGCACTCGCGTAGAGCGCCCGAGCGGCGGTGTCGACCGGCTCGCCGCTGTCGTCGAGGCGTGTCCGCGCTTCGTCCATCCGGTCGATCGTGTCCTCGACGGCACGCGCTCGTTCATCGAGGGCGGATGCTTCGCCGAACAGCTCCCATGTCCAGGCGGGCTTCTCGGCGGTCCCGTCGTCGACACCCTCATCGAGAACCGTTTCGGCGTCGGCGGCAACGGTGGCCTGTGCAGCGACGGCCGTCTCGAACGCGGCCCGGGCCGTGGCATCCACAAGGTCATCCCGAGACGAATCGAGGATCTGCCCCGCTGACAGGAGTGACCCCTCGATCCCCGTGAGGAGAAGGTCGAGCCGCTCTTCGGCGTCGATTCCGATGACGACGGCCGCCTCGAGGTCGGCATGGGCAGCGTCGTAGGTGCGGTTGGCGACGACATGCACGGCCGCCGCCGCTGCACCGACCAGCATGACCGCGCCGACCCCGATCGCCCACGTGGCTGCAGCCTTGCGCGAGGCTCGGGGGCGAGTCGACGCCTCGTCCCTCGGATCTTCTCGGTCGGGCGACTCGTCGATGGGCGCGTCAGCCTCAGCGTTCTCCACGCTCAGACTCTAGATCGTGCCGGCGTGGGTGGTGGCTGCGATGCCGAATCGGGAGCGGGCCCCCTCCCGAAGGAGAGGACCCGCTCCACGCCGCCGTGATCAGCCGATGGGGGTCGGGTTCACGGGGTCGGGAGGAACGGGAAGCGAGCCGTTCACGCGGTTGCGGGCCTGGCACTGGCCCGTGCAGTTCGTCGCCCCCGCCGACAGTTCGATCGCGTCTTCGCCGAGGACACCGCCCATCCGGCCACCCGGCTGCACCACCCACTTCGTCACGGTGCCGCTTTGGAACGTCTTCACGGCGACCTGCGGGCTGTCTTTGCCGATCAGCATCTGGTGCGCGTTCGTGCCCGAGGCAACGGCATCCGTCCCGTCGCCGAAGTTGATCTTGCCCGTGAACTCGTTGACGAAATAGAAGAGTCCGGGTCCGAGAGTGTGGACGATCTCGACGGGGCTGGCGAACTCGGGCTCCATCTGGAAGATGCCGCCCTGCGCGCCGTCCTTGGCCTGCACCTTCAACTTGCCTGCCGCTGTCGTGAAGATCGCGACGATCGCGTCGTCCTTGACTTCGAGCTTGGAGAGCCGCACCCCGGACCGCTGCGTATCCGTGAGCGTCGGGACCTTCGACGAGAACACGACGGTGGGCGCCGTCACCATTCGCTGCGTGTCGTCTGTGCCCGTGAGGGTGTAGTCGTACACACCGAGTGTCACCGCGTCGATCGTGAAGCGGTTGTTGCGTCCGGACACTGTGATCTTTCCCGAAACCGCAAGGTTCTGGAGTTTGATGTCCTTGCCTGCGGCGGGGTTGTAAGTGGTTCCGTTGACCGTGACGGCGTAGTCGCCGCCCGTCGATGTCGTCTTCGCCTCGGCCGCGTTCGCGACGAAAAGGACTCCGGATGCCGCGATCAGTGCCGTGGCCAGGACTGCGGTTCCTCGTCTCAGCGAGATTCTGCTCATTCTCGTACCTCGTTTCAGCTGGGTGAGCCCCCTCACCATCCGTCGAGGCCGAAGAGAGCGGCAATCGGACGATGATCGTAGTACTGCCCGGACTGGTCGTACGACCATCGGTCACTGGTGGCCGGACCATGCGCGAGAGGACGCTGGAGCCAGTGATGACGCCAGGGCTTCGCCCATGGCAGGTCGCCGGACAGAATGAGCGAAGGGAACAATCATGAAGAAGCAGATCCTGTTCGGAACGGGCGCACTCCTGCTCGTGGCCGCGCCCGCCGTGATCGGGTTGTGGGGCAACGCCTCCTTCGCGCAGTCGGTGCCGGTGCGCGTGCCGGTATCGGGTCAGGTCATGACGGCGACTCCGATGCCGATGCCGACAGCGACACCGACCCCGTCGGCATCCGTCGGCGACGACGGCACGATCGACGACCACGGCGGCGACGTCCCCCGCGACCAGCGCACCGAACCGGGCGATGACCGCCGCGTGAACGGCGCCGGCAGCGACGACAGCAGCGGTCGGGGTGGCGGCGACGACAGCAGCGATGACCACGGCGGGGATGATTGAGTCGTGACCCAAGATGCACGCGTCTCCTCGTCCACGGCCCCGGCCGCGGATGGGGAGTCCCGCGTGCTACGGGTCACTCTCGTCGCAGCCCCGGAGTCCCCGGCGGTATCCCGTCGCCCCACGACGACACGGGCTGTCATCCTCCGGCTCGCGGCGGGCCTCGCTGCCGTCCTCGTCGTCGTGGGACTTCTCGCGACTTTCGCGGCGCAGTGGCTCGCGGAACGCGAAGCCGTCAATGACGCGGCGCATGTCACCGATGTCCTCGCGGACGCGGTGATTCAGCCGAACCTCACGGCCGACCTCGTCAACGGGGATGCCGCGGCCGTCGACTCCTTCGATCGGCTCATCCGCGAGCAGGTTTTGGGAGCCGACGTCGTCCGGGTCAAGATCTGGAGTCCGGAGGGCGTCGTGCTCTACGCCGACGAGCCACAGCTCATCGGGCGGTCATTCGAGCTCGACGAGGCGCAACGCCAGGCGCTGGCGAGTCCGTCCACGCGAGCGGCGATCTCGGACCTGTCCGAGGACGAGAACGTGTTCGAGTCGGGTAACCGGCTTCTCGAGGTGTATCGCCCGGTGTGGGCGCCCGACGGACGGCAGCTGCTGTTCGAGGTGTACCTTCCGTATGAGCCGGTAGCCGCGCGATCGGCTGACCTGTGGCGGGGATTCGCGGGCGTTACGACGAGCACGCTCCTCCTCCTGATCGTCCTCACTGCTCCGATCGTGTGGGGTCTGCTCCGCCGATTGCGAGGCGAGGAGACCCGACGTGCCGATCTCCTCCAGCACGCGGTGGAGGCATCCGATGGAGAACGTCGGCGCATCGCCGGGACGCTTCACGACGGACCCGTCCAGGAACTCGTGGCCACCAGCTTCGCCGCTGAGAGCGCCGCAGAGGCCTCGCGGTCCCGCGGCGATGATGTCGCAGCCGAGCAGCTTCGCGAGGTCGCGGCGTCGGTCCGCGGCAACGTGCGCGTGCTGCGGTCGCTGCTCATGGACATCTACCCTCCGGGACTCGCCGCCGCAGGCATCGGTCATGCCATGCTCGACCTCGCCGAGACGGCTCGCAGTCGCGGTGTGATCGCCGAGGTCGAACTGCCATCGCCCTTGCCTGGTCTCGCCGAACCTGATGTGCAGCTCGTCTACCGCGTCGCCCAGGAGACACTGCGCAACGCCGTCACCCACGCGGCCCCGTGCGGCGTGACGATTCGTCTCCGGGTCGTCGGGGCGGACCTCGTGCTCGACGTCGTTGACGATGGACCCGGATTCGATGTCGCGCTCCTCTCGCAGCCACCGGCGGGCGGGCACCTCGGTACGCGTGTCCTCCTCGATCTCGCGCGCGACAGCGGGGCCGAGCTCTCGATCGCCAGTTCCGCGGGGGAGGGCACTCGATGGCGCCTCCGCATCCCGTCGATCGCCACACGGAAGGCGGGCAGTGCATGATCCGCGTCATCGTCGTCGACGATCACGCCATGGTGCGTGAAGGCCTCGCCGCTGTGCTGACGGTGGACGGCGACATCGACGTCGTCGCCCTCGCCGCCAACGGTGCCGACGCGGTCGCGCTCGTCGAAGAGTTCACGCCCGATGTCGTCGTGATGGACCTGTCGATGCCCGTCATGGACGGTGTCACCGCGACGCGCGGAGTGCGCGCGGCATCGCCGGACACGCGAGTCCTCGTGCTGACCTCTTTCACCGATCGCGAGCGTGTCCGTCGCGCTCTCGAGGCCGGTGCCACCGGATATCAGTTGAAGGATGCTGAGCCAGCCGACCTGCGAGTCGCCGTGCGCGCGGTCCGCGCCGGTCACGCACCTCTCGATGCCCGTATCGCCGGAGCGCTCTTGCCGTCGGAGCGGCCCGATGAGCAACTCAGCGCGCGAGAGCGCGAGGTTCTGGAACTCGTCGCGCAGGGCCTTGCGAACAAGCAGATCGCGTCGCTTCTCGGCATCTCTGAGCGCACCGTGAAGGCCCATCTCGGCAATGTCTTCCGCGAGATCGGAGTTGCTGACCGCACGAGCGCCGCTATGTGGGCGCGCGACCATCTTGCGTGAGCATGACCACCCGTCGCCCGTCGCAGCCATGAAGATAGACTGCTGTCTATGAGTGACGTCGAGACGCCCGGCCTTGCGGTTCTCGCCGACCCTACGCGCGCACGGATCCTGCGGCTTATCCGCGACAGCGAAGACGGGCGGATGCTCGTCGGACACCTCGCTGACGAACTGGGCCTTCGCCAACCCACCGTGAGCCACCACATGGCCGCCCTCCACGCGGAGGGGGTGGTCGTACGGGAGCGCGACGGACGCCGCGTCTGGTACTCGCTCCATCCTGACGAGGTAGACCGGATCACGGCTCTTCTCGGCGCTCCACCGGTGAACGACGCCGCCGACTGGGATCGGGTCGTCGAAGATCTCGCCGCGCGCTACCGCGGCACCTTCAGTCGCGAGACGGTCGCCCACTACCTCGCAGACAGTCGGCGTCTGCTCGAAGCGCGGGGCGGAGCGCCGCTCCTCGCGTCCCGCGCCGCAGCCTTCACGACCGCTCGCCTCGACGACCTCGAACGCATCGAGGAGCGCGACGAAGACGATCCGCCGACGGTGCTCTTCGTCTGCGTCCAGAACGCCGGTCGCTCGCAGCTCGCGGCCGGGATCCTCCGCCAGCTCGCCGGTCCCCGGCTCGTCGTGCGCACCGCGGGATCGGCGCCCGCGAGCGACGTACGCTCGGTCATCGTCGAGGCTCTCGACGAGATCGGCGTGCCTCTGGGGGGCGAGTTCCCCAAGCCGCTGACGGACGAGGCGGTCAAGGCGGCCGATGTCATCATCACGATGGGGTGCGGCGACGCCTGCCCCGTGTATCCGGGGCGCCGCTACCTCGACTGGGATCTCGACGATCCCGTCGGGAAGCCGCTCCCCGTCGTGCGCGGCATCCGCGATGACATCTCCGAACGGGTGCACCTTCTTCTCTCCGAGATCTTCCCTTCTCCCGATCTTTTAGAAACATAGATATTGGTCTATGCTTTCTGTAAAACGAGGGAGCGAGACACCATGACCACGAAGCCCACCGTCCTGTTCGTCTGCGTGCACAACGCGGGCAGGTCCCAGATGGCCGCTGGATACCTCCAGGCCATCGCCGGCGACCGCATCGAGGTCCTCTCCGCGGGCTCGGAGCCCAAGGATCAGATCAACCCCGTCGCGGTCGAAGCGATGCGGGAAGAGGGGATCGACATCGCCGGCAACACCCCCAAGCTCCTCACGGTCGACGCCGTGAAGGAGTCCGACGTCGTCATCACGATGGGATGCGGCGACGCATGCCCGATCTTCCCCGGCAAGCGCTACGAGGACTGGCAGCTCGACGACCCCGCCGGCCAGGGCATGGAGTCCGTCCGCCGGATCCGCGATGACATCCGTGGCCGCGTCGAGACTCTCGTCGATCAGCTCACCGCGGTCGGTGAACCGTCGTGAACGTCGCACGGGGCCAGGACGGGCTCCTGTCACCCGACCGGGTCCTCCACCGCGCCGTCGAACGTCTCGCACACCAGTTCGCCGGCATGGTGAACGCCGAGACCGTCGATCGCGTCGTGTTCGAGTCGTACACATCACTCGCCCGCACGGCGAGGGTCACGACCCACTTGTCATCGATCGCGGAGAAGTTCGCACGCGACCGTCTCACGGCTCTCGCGCAGTCGCGCGGACTCCTCGCGAAGCCCGTTCCCGAGATCCTCTACGTGTGCGTGCAGAACTCCGGGAGGTCGCAGATGGCGGCTGCCATCACGCGCCACATCGCGGGGGAGCGCGTCCACGTCCGATCCGCGGGATCCCAGCCGTCGTCCGAACTCCTCCCGGCCGTCGTGACCGTGCTCGCCGAGCAGGGCATCGACGTCGGCGATGAGTTCCCGAAGCCTCTCACCGACGATGTCGTGCGTGCCGCGGATGCCGTCGTGACGATGGGATGCGGCGACGCCTGTCCGCTGTATCCGGGGAAGCGCTACCTGGATTGGCAGCTGAACGATCCCGGCATCCTCGATCTCGACGGTGTCCGAGCCGTTCGTGACGAGATCCGCCGCCGTGTCGAGGACCTCGTCGAGGAGCTCACGGCCGTGTCGTCGTCCGCCGCGCGGTGACGGTCGACACCGCCGCGCCGACGCGGTCCTCCCTCTGGCGGCGAGCGCTCGCCGAGTTCCTCGGGACGGCACTCCTCGTCGCGATCGTCGTCGGTTCGGGTATCGCCGCGGAGCGCCTCTCCGCCGACATCGGGCTTCAGCTCCTCGAGAACTCGATCGCCACGACACTCGGTCTCGCCGTACTAATCCTCCTCTTCGCGCCGATCTCGGGGGCGCACTTCAATCCCGTCGTCTCGCTCTCCGATTTCGTGCTCGGACGCCGCAGCCGCACGGGCCTGGCTCCCGGCGTCCTCGCGCTCTACGTCGTCGTGCAGATCCTCGGCGGCATCGCAGGCGCCCTCTTGGCCAATGCGATGTTCGCTGTACCGACGGCGGTGGCCACGACGGAGAGGGCGACGCCCGCGACCTTCCTCGCCGAAGTCGTCGCGACCGCGGGACTCGTCCTGCTCATCGTGGGACTTGCGCGGACGAATCGCAGCGTTCCCGTCATCGCTGCGGCGGTGGGATCGTATATCGGTGCGGCCTACTGGTTCACGAGCTCCACATCGTTCGCGAACCCCGCCGTGACGATCGGCCGGGTGTTCACCGACACGTTCGCGGGGATCGCGCCGGCGTCCGCCCTGCCCTTCATCGCTGCGCAGGTGATCGGCGCCGCCGTGGCGATGGGGCTCGGCATCCTGCTCTTCCCCGATCCGCCGACGGGCACACCCCCGATCACTGCATCGCCACAGAAGGCTCCGACCGAGTGACGCGCGGCGGAGTGTGGTCCGCCGCGGCCTCCTCTCGAGGCCGCCGCGCGGGGATCGCGTCCGGACGCGTGCTGCGGAGGTCGACGGAGGCCTCATCGTCGGCCGAGCGGCTCGCGTCCGCGGGAGGTGCGCCCCGGAGTGTCCCCGGCTCTTCTGCGACGACCGCGAAGCGGCGCCCCGTGACGGCACTCGGCGTGAGCTTGACGACGTGCTGCTTGAACCGCGGGCTCGCCGTCGCCATCCGCGTGATGCCGGTGCGTTCGATCTCCACATCGTCGCGGATGCGCTCGGCCGTGCCGCGGATCACGACGCTCCACCATTCGGAGCCGTCGTGCCCATCCACTTCGAAGGCGACGTGCGGGCTGTTCGAGATCGCGATGAGCTTGACGTCCGGTGCGGTGCGGATGTAGATCGCCCCTTCGAAGGCGACGTAATTGACGGGGAAGATGTCCGGCGCTCCATCGGTGGCCGTCACCGCCCATCTGCCGAGCCGCTCCCGTTCGAGGAGGCTCCAGCAGTCCGCAGTGCTCAGCCGCGGCTCGTCGGTCGTGGAAGTTCGCATGGCGATGTCCTCTCGCTCCGTCTCCATTCCACTCGGCCACGGTCTTCCGGTGAGGGCCCAAAGTCCCGCGGGGCCTCTGGTCTGCCACCCGCGAGCGCCGTAGCCTGGCGGAGACCCCGCAACCGTCCGAGGAGGGGGGGTGCACGCCGTGGACGACGACGATCTGTCGTTCCCCGATCCTCCGCGCCTCGATCTCGACGAAGCGCTGACGGCGCTCATGGCGCAGGCGGAGCGTTTCCGCACGACGCAGGGGCGACTTCGCGATCTCCTGACTGCGACCCGCGCCGTCCTCGAGGAGAGCGACCTCACGTCGCTCCTGCACCGGATCGTCGAGGCGGCAGCCACCCTGGTCGACGCGGAGTACGGCGCTCTCGGCGTCCTCACCTCCGAGGGTGACGCGCTCGAGCAGTTCGTCTACGTCGGTATCGATGACGAGTCTGCGGCCAAGATCGGGCACCTGCCGACAGGCCACGGACTGCTCGGGCAACTGATCGTCGATCCGCGCCCCATCAGGCTCGAGAGCGTCTCCGCCCATCCGTCGGCGGAGGGGTTTCCCGCACATCATCCACCGATGGACAGCTTCTTGGGAGTCCCACTGCG
This genomic stretch from Microbacterium sp. SLBN-146 harbors:
- a CDS encoding sensor histidine kinase, which encodes MTQDARVSSSTAPAADGESRVLRVTLVAAPESPAVSRRPTTTRAVILRLAAGLAAVLVVVGLLATFAAQWLAEREAVNDAAHVTDVLADAVIQPNLTADLVNGDAAAVDSFDRLIREQVLGADVVRVKIWSPEGVVLYADEPQLIGRSFELDEAQRQALASPSTRAAISDLSEDENVFESGNRLLEVYRPVWAPDGRQLLFEVYLPYEPVAARSADLWRGFAGVTTSTLLLLIVLTAPIVWGLLRRLRGEETRRADLLQHAVEASDGERRRIAGTLHDGPVQELVATSFAAESAAEASRSRGDDVAAEQLREVAASVRGNVRVLRSLLMDIYPPGLAAAGIGHAMLDLAETARSRGVIAEVELPSPLPGLAEPDVQLVYRVAQETLRNAVTHAAPCGVTIRLRVVGADLVLDVVDDGPGFDVALLSQPPAGGHLGTRVLLDLARDSGAELSIASSAGEGTRWRLRIPSIATRKAGSA
- a CDS encoding response regulator transcription factor, with translation MIRVIVVDDHAMVREGLAAVLTVDGDIDVVALAANGADAVALVEEFTPDVVVMDLSMPVMDGVTATRGVRAASPDTRVLVLTSFTDRERVRRALEAGATGYQLKDAEPADLRVAVRAVRAGHAPLDARIAGALLPSERPDEQLSAREREVLELVAQGLANKQIASLLGISERTVKAHLGNVFREIGVADRTSAAMWARDHLA
- a CDS encoding metalloregulator ArsR/SmtB family transcription factor, encoding MSDVETPGLAVLADPTRARILRLIRDSEDGRMLVGHLADELGLRQPTVSHHMAALHAEGVVVRERDGRRVWYSLHPDEVDRITALLGAPPVNDAADWDRVVEDLAARYRGTFSRETVAHYLADSRRLLEARGGAPLLASRAAAFTTARLDDLERIEERDEDDPPTVLFVCVQNAGRSQLAAGILRQLAGPRLVVRTAGSAPASDVRSVIVEALDEIGVPLGGEFPKPLTDEAVKAADVIITMGCGDACPVYPGRRYLDWDLDDPVGKPLPVVRGIRDDISERVHLLLSEIFPSPDLLET
- a CDS encoding arsenate reductase ArsC; translation: MTTKPTVLFVCVHNAGRSQMAAGYLQAIAGDRIEVLSAGSEPKDQINPVAVEAMREEGIDIAGNTPKLLTVDAVKESDVVITMGCGDACPIFPGKRYEDWQLDDPAGQGMESVRRIRDDIRGRVETLVDQLTAVGEPS
- a CDS encoding arsenate reductase ArsC, which translates into the protein MNVARGQDGLLSPDRVLHRAVERLAHQFAGMVNAETVDRVVFESYTSLARTARVTTHLSSIAEKFARDRLTALAQSRGLLAKPVPEILYVCVQNSGRSQMAAAITRHIAGERVHVRSAGSQPSSELLPAVVTVLAEQGIDVGDEFPKPLTDDVVRAADAVVTMGCGDACPLYPGKRYLDWQLNDPGILDLDGVRAVRDEIRRRVEDLVEELTAVSSSAAR
- a CDS encoding MIP/aquaporin family protein — encoded protein: MTVDTAAPTRSSLWRRALAEFLGTALLVAIVVGSGIAAERLSADIGLQLLENSIATTLGLAVLILLFAPISGAHFNPVVSLSDFVLGRRSRTGLAPGVLALYVVVQILGGIAGALLANAMFAVPTAVATTERATPATFLAEVVATAGLVLLIVGLARTNRSVPVIAAAVGSYIGAAYWFTSSTSFANPAVTIGRVFTDTFAGIAPASALPFIAAQVIGAAVAMGLGILLFPDPPTGTPPITASPQKAPTE
- a CDS encoding pyridoxamine 5'-phosphate oxidase family protein — encoded protein: MRTSTTDEPRLSTADCWSLLERERLGRWAVTATDGAPDIFPVNYVAFEGAIYIRTAPDVKLIAISNSPHVAFEVDGHDGSEWWSVVIRGTAERIRDDVEIERTGITRMATASPRFKQHVVKLTPSAVTGRRFAVVAEEPGTLRGAPPADASRSADDEASVDLRSTRPDAIPARRPREEAAADHTPPRVTRSEPSVAMQ